In a single window of the Elaeis guineensis isolate ETL-2024a chromosome 8, EG11, whole genome shotgun sequence genome:
- the LOC105049987 gene encoding disease resistance protein RPM1-like has protein sequence MAGSALQFALQKLDSLLVKEQQLLRGVDTGVKDIRDELECIKSFLREADAREDGHGMRTWVNQVREIAYDIEDVLDEFMIHFNRPHGHGFVGFLRRGVRYIKNLGTHHRIATAIQEIKIQVHNISQRKDMYTINFPDNGTSNAATNRLHDRHMAALFIEEADLVGIEKPKEELIGWLIKGESQRKVISVVGMGGLGKTTLVRKVYDHERVKGWFSCHAWITVTQLFTVDELLRSIIDQFYKERNELFPGRIDAIEGIQLIETLRHFLRDKRYVVVLDDLWHIQEWDHLKYALPDNDCGSRVLVTTRIRDVGLSCIETCGHVYNLQPLPPAKAWSLFCKKAFRSTTGGACPPELEDISQDIVKICDGLPLAIMAIAGLLSKKESSVLEWRTLRDNLHAELANNPKLEPIKRILLLSYNDLPHFLKSCFLYFSIFPKDYPVKRITLIRLWMAEGFVESEKGETMEKVAVDYLNDLIDRNMVQVAEHYDYGRVRSCRVHDLIHEIILLKSKEENFSTSLFRQKTHMHGRIRRLSIHNTGKDVLQNTSLSHLRALFMIGANALSASSMRNLFYSFRLLKVLDLEGAPIERIQIEFGKLLHLRYLSLRNTRINKLSKSLGKLKNLETLDLKGTYVSELPTKILKLQSLRHLLAYHYYTGRHPPFYHTNGVKVPQGIGRLRDLQKLTYIEANQDSGIVRELGYLTQLRRLGIVKLRTEDGVNLCASIERMNNLRSISVTSIGMDEFLDLQYLKSPPSDLQRLYLRGPLQTLPDWISTLQNLVRMRLRWSKLKEDSLGVLQALPNLVELTLIRAYDGVKLCCQKGGFQKLKILDLEQLDNLNYVILDGAMPNLQKMYIRHCVQLKVVPLGIEQLINLKELHLFDMPEAFVQRLRRQGGADRLKAKHIPIVRSYDHEDQVYEEL, from the coding sequence ATGGCTGGCAGTGCTCTACAGTTTGCACTCCAGAAGTTGGATTCTTTGCTTGTGAAAGAACAACAATTGTTGAGAGGGGTAGACACAGGAGTCAAAGATATCAGAGATGAGCTTGAGTGCATAAAATCATTTTTGAGAGAGGCAGATGCTAGAGAAGATGGACATGGCATGAGAACGTGGGTGAATCAAGTACGAGAGATAGCGTATGACATTGAGGATGTTCTTGATGAGTTCATGATCCACTTTAACCGGCCTCATGGGCATGGATTTGTTGGCTTCCTTCGTAGAGGTGTTCGCTACATCAAGAATCTGGGTACTCACCATCGCATAGCTACTGCAATACAAGAAATCAAAATACAGGTCCATAACATCTCACAGAGAAAAGATATGTATACTATCAATTTTCCTGACAATGGAACTTCTAATGCTGCTACAAATAGATTGCATGATCGTCACATGGCTGCTCTTTTTATTGAGGAAGCTGACCTAGTGGGCATTGAAAAGCCCAAAGAGGAACTTATTGGGTGGTTAATAAAGGGAGAATCCCAGCGGAAGGTGATCTCAGTAGTTGGCATGGGTGGTTTGGGCAAAACTACTCTTGTCAGGAAAGTCTACGACCATGAAAGAGTGAAGGGATGGTTCAGTTGTCATGCTTGGATTACTGTGACACAATTGTTCACAGTTGACGAGCTCCTGAGAAGCATCATAGATCAATTCTACAAGGAAAGAAATGAATTATTTCCTGGAAGAATTGATGCAATAGAAGGCATTCAGCTCATAGAGACACTTCGCCATTTCCTACGGGATAAAAGGTACGTGGTTGTTTTAGATGATCTATGGCACATACAAGAATGGGATCATTTAAAATATGCATTACCTGACAATGATTGTGGTAGTAGAGTTCTAGTTACAACACGAATTAGGGATGTGGGTCTCTCATGCATTGAAACATGTGGCCATGTCTACAATCTTCAACCACTACCTCCAGCAAAGGCTTGGTCTCTGTTTTGTAAAAAGGCTTTTCGATCCACCACAGGGGGAGCCTGCCCTCCAGAGCTCGAAGATATTTCTCAAGATATTGTCAAAATATGTGATGGATTGCCTCTTGCAATCATGGCAATAGCAGGTCTCCTGTCCAAAAAAGAGAGTAGTGTTTTAGAATGGAGGACATTGCGAGATAATCTCCATGCAGAGTTAGCCAACAATCCTAAACTAGAGCCTATTAAGAGAATATTGTTATTAAGCTACAATGATTTGCCTCACTTCCTTAAATCTTGTTTCTTGTATTTTAGCATTTTCCCTAAGGATTATCCAGTCAAGCGCATCACTTTGATTCGACTGTGGATGGCAGAAGGGTTTGTAGAAAGTGAGAAAGGGGAGACAATGGAGAAGGTTGCAGTGGACTACCTCAACGACCTCATTGATCGAAACATGGTTCAAGTGGCGGAGCATTATGATTATGGAAGAGTACGAAGTTGTCGGGTACATGATCTTATCCATGAGATTATTCTCTTGAAATCGAAGGAGGAGAATTTCAGCACATCTCTATTCAGACAAAAAACACATATGCATGGAAGGATTCGACGCTTATCAATACATAACACTGGTAAAGATGTTCTACAAAATACAAGCTTGTCTCACCTTCGTGCTCTGTTCATGATTGGTGCTAATGCCCTGTCAGCCTCTTCTATGCGCAACCTATTTTACAGCTTTAGATTATTGAAGGTCTTGGATTTGGAAGGTGCaccaattgagaggatccaaatagAATTCGGGAAGCTCCTCCACTTAAGGTACTTGAGTTTGCGAAATACGAGGATCAACAAACTCTCAAAATCCTTGGGAAAGCTCAAGAACCTAGAAACTTTAGATCTGAAGGGCACCTATGTTTCTGAATTGCCGACAAAGATCCTCAAACTCCAAAGTTTGCGCCATCTTCTTGCATATCACTATTACACTGGTCGCCACCCGCCTTTCTATCATACAAATGGTGTGAAGGTGCCTCAAGGGATAGGCAGACTAAGAGATTTGCAGAAGCTAACATACATAGAGGCAAATCAAGACAGTGGCATAGTTAGAGAACTCGGATACCTAACTCAACTAAGGAGGTTGGGCATAGTGAAACTGAGAACAGAAGATGGGGTAAACCTTTGTGCTTCCATTGAGAGAATGAACAACCTTCGCTCTATCTCAGTGACGTCAATTGGAATGGATGAGTTTCTTGACCTGCAATATTTAAAATCTCCCCCATCAGATCTACAACGTCTATATTTGAGAGGACCCTTGCAGACTTTACCAGATTGGATTTCCACTCTCCAAAACCTTGTTAGAATGCGCCTAAGGTGGTCTAAATTGAAAGAGGATTCACTCGGAGTTCTTCAAGCTCTTCCAAATCTGGTAGAACTCACACTTATCCGTGCATATGATGGTGTTAAAttatgttgtcaaaaaggaggatTTCAAAAGctgaaaattttggatttagaacaGTTGGATAATTTGAATTATGTAATACTAGATGGAGCAATGCCAAATCTTCAAAAGATGTATATTAGGCATTGTGTGCAGTTGAAGGTGGTGCCTCTTGGCATTGAGCAACTGATAAACCTCAAAGAGCTCCACTTGTTTGATATGCCTGAAGCTTTTGTGCAAAGGCTACGGAGACAGGGAGGGGCAGATAGACTGAAAGCGAAGCACATTCCAATAGTGAGATCTTATGATCATGAAGATCAGGTGTATGAAGAACTTTAA